ACCTCCCTCTGGTCATAGCTGAAGTTCTGTAACCTTTTCCGAATCATGTCTATCTTTTCTAACATACCCTTTTTTGTTATGGGATGAACTTGAATAAAACGGTTCCCTATGTACTGTTTATGATGACACAAAGCTGCTTTGTAGTCAGCTTCATTCCTGAACTCAACAAAGCCTTCACCAATTGCTTTCCCATTGGGTCCATAAGCTATATAAATACTGTCTTCAACAATATCtaactttttaaagaaatctatCACATGTTTGTTCTCTGACTCAAAGGGAAGACCTTTCAAATACACACAGAAACCCTGCTCATGAGGAGATCTTGACCGTGACCTTTTCTGTCCACTAGGAGATTTGGACCTAGAAAGCGTCTGTTGAGGAGGATGGGTTTGTCCAGTAGGACCCATGGTTTGCTTGAAAGTTATATGGCCTCCAGCAGATACCCATTGTCTCTCTGTTGCAGGACTAACTTCAACATAGCGCTGAATCATCAGCATTCTGTTTCGCTTCAGTGCTTCAAAAGTatcttgaggggaaaaaaacttaaCTAGTCCATTCCCATTATTTCGGCCTACATGATCCTTCAACATATGTACTGCATCCACACGGAGCCCATGGAAAAAGTCTTTTACATCAGATTCTGTTGCAGAAAAGGGCATTCCATGAACACTGACATACAAGTCATCTGGGTTGATAGAAAGGGGTTTCACACCACTTTGAGAATTCATCTGAATAGGATTTACAGGATTCATAGGCCCCATAAACAATGGATTCAAGCCACTGTTCATACTCATTGCTGTTCCAGACCCATTCATTCCAGTAGGTAAAGGTGCTATAGGTGGAGGATTCATAGGAGGCATTCCTGATATAGGCGGCATAGGTGTCATTGGTGGTACAGGAGGAACAGGGGGTATTGGTGGTACGGGGGGAACAGGGGGCAGTGTAGGTACAGGAGGTGGGACAGGTATGGGGGGAATAGAAGGCATTGGTGGCAAAGACGGCATAGCTGGAATGGGAGGAATTGGTGGAGGTGGTACTGTGTTCATAGGGGATGCTGTGCTAGGTATTGTTGAGCTAAAGGTTGGACTACCAAATGTAGCCCCAAGATTTGGAGGTGCAGTTCCCATACTGGCAGTTGAGAACGTGGGTATGTTTTTATTGCTTTCATGCACAGAAGTAGCTGCAGTTACTACACTAGGAGAAGGACTGGTAAAGTTAGGTACCGTAGTAGGCAAATTTACCCTACCGCTCATTCCTGAACTAGGCGGTGGTCCAGATCTGCTAGCATTTGCAGGTGGCATGTCTAAATTGGCAGTTTCAAAGCGTCTACGACTAAGTTCTATCATGTTTTGCATTTCAGTTTTACTGCTCAGCAACAGTGTTACTTTTGACCCTTTAATGGTACCACCTGTTCGCATCATACCAAGCCTTGCATCTTCATCAGTGGCAAAAACGATGAAAGCCTCACCCAGTTCACCCCCTACAATATGCACGCCCCCATCAGGAATGGTCAATCCAGAGAAGAAGTGGCGAATGTCCATGGTCCCCGCCACAATCGGGAGACCTTGCAAACGGATGACCACAGCCATGCTGCGCTGAAACAACACACACCTGCAGATGAGAAAAGGCAACGGCTATGTCAGACTACTGTTTATGATACCATATATTTACCTAGAGACATCTACTACATTGCTTACATTCCTAAAGACATCATGAAAAATTAAAGCATGCTTAAGTTCTAGACTTTTTAttcatacaaataaaatattaaacatttacaGCACAAGATTAATTCAAGATATGAACCAAAAATTccaaaaaataaatctgttaaaaaTCAAGATTTTAAAGCAAAGTCGGCCTGATACCCAAACAAGTGTCAATACAAAACCCAAGAGTGAAATTAAATTAGAACCATCACATCAGATGATTCAATATTTAGtggaaaatacaaaaaaaatgtttcatcTAAGCAGTGGCCACATGCAGAAATGGGTCCATGCACCTTGAATCTTGAAAGACTACTAAAACAGTAAGACACTTTTATATACTTAAAAGACTCATGCTCTGACTGAACagaaaaaagcaaaaagcaaTACTACTGAATAAACTTTAAAACCTTCTATCTTGCTCaagtattaaatatatatttactgAGAGAAAGGAAATTAATCATAATCGTAAATTTAGCTTGGTCAATTTTTTAATCATAGCTTTATTGCTACGTGGTTTTTCAGTTACTTTACAGTACATTTAGCAAAACCAACTCCAAAACAAGAAAAGAGAGGGAGGATAAGCTCTTTGGAACAAGGACTATCTTTTTCTGTGTATGCGCATTACCTACCACAATAGGGCCCTGATCTTAATTGGGCCTTCAAGCATTACCTTAAGAAACAATCTGTGTCCAGATATTTTGTTAATGGAATGCGCCCCAGAACTGCTAACTCCAATATTTAAAACTAGTTATCAACACTATTTCTCCAACTTTCCCTTGCTGGCTAAATTCAAAGCCTGAGCAAAGCCTAATGATCTGTGGAGCAGAACCAAAGCATGGATGTAGGTATACGTAGGTAAACCTTAAAGCCAAGATTCTAAAAAATGAGTGCCTAAAGTTAAACCCGCCTAACTCAAAGGCTCCTATGTAAAGATATTATTAAGGGAATCAGTTGCAAGCCATACAGGCTAGTGCAGTTGTGGGAGGCAATGAGCTACCTAAAATGTCACATCTAAGCTGGATGTAAAAAACTCAAGTCCTGAACAACTTTGATTATAAGATCCCACAGTACTTTCTGCTGCAACAAAAGCTCTATATCTCAGTGCCCAAGTAAAATTCAAACTCAGTTACAGTACAGTTGCTTCCCTACGTTCCCCCAGCAGTTTTGATGAAGACTTTATTCTCCAATTCCTCTTCTGAACAGCTAAGTAACAGTGCTCGACA
The genomic region above belongs to Pelodiscus sinensis isolate JC-2024 chromosome 18, ASM4963464v1, whole genome shotgun sequence and contains:
- the RBM12 gene encoding RNA-binding protein 12, which codes for MAVVIRLQGLPIVAGTMDIRHFFSGLTIPDGGVHIVGGELGEAFIVFATDEDARLGMMRTGGTIKGSKVTLLLSSKTEMQNMIELSRRRFETANLDMPPANASRSGPPPSSGMSGRVNLPTTVPNFTSPSPSVVTAATSVHESNKNIPTFSTASMGTAPPNLGATFGSPTFSSTIPSTASPMNTVPPPPIPPIPAMPSLPPMPSIPPIPVPPPVPTLPPVPPVPPIPPVPPVPPMTPMPPISGMPPMNPPPIAPLPTGMNGSGTAMSMNSGLNPLFMGPMNPVNPIQMNSQSGVKPLSINPDDLYVSVHGMPFSATESDVKDFFHGLRVDAVHMLKDHVGRNNGNGLVKFFSPQDTFEALKRNRMLMIQRYVEVSPATERQWVSAGGHITFKQTMGPTGQTHPPQQTLSRSKSPSGQKRSRSRSPHEQGFCVYLKGLPFESENKHVIDFFKKLDIVEDSIYIAYGPNGKAIGEGFVEFRNEADYKAALCHHKQYIGNRFIQVHPITKKGMLEKIDMIRKRLQNFSYDQREVMMNTEGETGPPKLCAHISNIPYSITKMEILQFLEGLSVEENSVQILVDNNGQGLGQALVQFKTEEDARKSERLHRKKLNGRDVILRVITLEEMREVERNPSSQGKKLLKMPMQGNAGMPGVQNAGGDEHSFMGSNSKDGNNAPPFNFPSNFSGSNTFGPPLPPPGIGGFGDSRPGMPSVGSSGLPGAGIDVPGFGSGPSNLSGPSSFGGGPQNFGNGPGNLGGPPSFGSGPPGIAGGLGHLSGPPGFGPGPGTLHISGPPGFGTGSGKPGPTVIKVQNMPFTVSVDEILDFFYGYQVIPGSVCLKYNEKGMPTGEAMVAFESRDEAMAAVVDLNDRPIGSRKVKLVLG